Proteins encoded within one genomic window of Streptomyces sp. NBC_01314:
- a CDS encoding DUF3320 domain-containing protein: MTNSGDFGGSQELDRLKAMLESWRTSLVDLSGRNRLLNFRHTKSATLEISNPSAQELVERLARGWDFAPLPDEEPDDGEGMRPGDVVLAKKGDRTDGIVTQKTTAPSLSRALNSLRAKATQVFNDYGLWTLNLGVGMLRWREDGAETASDAPLILMPVVIERARNGRIRLRASDDEEPRLNPALKVKLQQFHIDWMPVAEQDPSDLQAVLSAAARAVAGKAGWQISDRVVLALFASHKESMYQDLLDNEDRVLGSDLVRAMALGPNSGLASDRFDFEEIELDRIDELSPPEDSPLVLDADASQRQAVAAAVAGQSFVLDGPPGTGKSQTITNMIAGLMHAGRSVLFVSEKAAALDVVLDRLKSVGLDSYALALHSHNTSRKAVAQELGRTLAEEPRAPQLSQRTLAQARELRLALSAYAEAMNEVRDPLGRTLHDVLGRVGRLSEAPVAYLSHSDDTPTGTGATFRAETLSDEDLRLIVEATKVISHAWEAVADPSFPWRDLRAGLAHPRPVLEQAQAARDALTTAVDRYRDLAPGGVPVTDQSGIDRLVALLRLLDVRSPVPEAWLTTDAFADEVDDRADTFLAELRKVQRTSTAVRAAVGERWQELSTRLTAEPGQAEKALSVMAPRGLDLAGLTEERARQLAGEFGATAGVLERTLQSLTGVSHLTGLTNPGSPEGSRHLCDVIAVAGTEHRPLEQWLVPDGPARAEEAAVGAAADALSDFFSRRDQVLSAQVLATDHAGPGWSELHREVSAERPANEQAIAALEPPGADIASLTGREAAELAKRFDTLADALEMAAEHADSVAERLGCDRPKATSEAEGLATLVELATASDRTLEAWLDPRALPGVQAAVAEISAAAQDLAAAQEAARDTFLPEVVSAPELPGAVHRLLEGRQGLAGMLSSGIRADRKLVARLTHGGSWRGELYDKLPLADAWCAAHRKLRSLATAHAELIGRYRGTALPDVPALRKALAHAEAVHALVPETVADPYRRSLLATHLADGREPRPPLVEQGTALRSDLATWRRDLASPSLAPHAADLTKQPLGDAARWLRAHLAPLRQAVALLDTVASVGRRDSGPGSEHTLASARTAVTAAHAAQKETAAFAAQAVTDRSLLGPWYRGLDTQADDLHDAAPNGVTGYEPVGQLLRRGLDLTRQQPGPYTSEQQRELLGRYAPEGHPHTEALRAALDSAGLIARLVPDTLTEPARRTSLVEVLADGRPEPRELLAQTDQIRRDLDLWQEYTGQPHVATVGTALAARPLERAASWLRAHVEPFEDAADLIRSTARVMDEETGLTLSRAREAVAAVVSARAAESSFAENDATYRSLLGSLYQGTETDRDAVLDSLDWAQKVRRTAHGGHSAPLPRDAARLMLAASADPSVAARADDWSGQREALAGYFEPERAEELRRELAESLPAAQSILSRLDRDPFGPEAWTSCADALTLLRRYHLDGLPDQLARREVSAEDFPAAMERAVLTAWVEHQLATDARLKPMRAVERDQLVERFQRADQDLVAAAHAEVIAACNSRRPRRTSVGQAAVIRRESEKQRRHMPVRHLLQQTGDVVRLVKPCFMMSPLTVSQFLPPDFEFDVVVFDEASQVLPQDAVNSVYRGKALIVAGDQKQLPPTSFFTATGDSDDGDNWDEDATDGFESILDMCKASGVLRGLPLRWHYRSRHENLIAFSNHDFYDNSMVTFPGALEQGPDIGVEFVKADGVYDRGGSSDNPLEATKVAQRVIHHFDTRPEHTLGVVALSKAQAEAIEEAVQKARAARPDLDHHFTEGRLDGFFIKNLETVQGDERDVIILSVGYGPDHRGKLLSTFGPINREGGWRRLNVAVTRARRRMEVVASFHGGDLPDSANKSVQHLKRYLQYAQHGPAILQTEAADPDAAPESPFEEEVIGVLRGWGYEVQPQVGVAGFRIDMAVRHPGAPGTYALGIECDGAMYHSSRAARDRDRLREAVLRDLGWRLHRIWGTDWYRNRRDAMARLRAAVEQACAEDPHAVRVAPPVGVDRSGGGLANGDSTADVVDGPLSAGGGEPVEVAGGPAVPRVEFVTVDAGPAPWSRPYQEVDPDLLAEVRDRSSSQRGMWGAELQDPEALDVVADVALCVVEVEGPVEKEVIYTRVRLAWGLGRAGQVVRDRIDRALRRLLRQGKIVHIGTAYDRPGHETEFARTPTERCARRVAEVPVAERQLVLRNVVDEGPGVQREDLLREAARFFGWARLGADIRDALTGDIDALIAAGDLTESGGGLMPAEGS, encoded by the coding sequence GTGACGAACTCGGGTGACTTCGGGGGCAGCCAGGAACTCGACCGCCTCAAGGCGATGCTTGAGAGCTGGCGCACCTCTCTGGTGGACCTGAGCGGCCGCAACCGGCTGCTCAATTTCCGGCACACCAAGTCGGCGACACTGGAGATCTCGAACCCGTCCGCGCAGGAGCTCGTCGAACGCCTGGCCCGCGGCTGGGACTTCGCGCCGCTCCCGGACGAGGAGCCGGATGACGGCGAGGGTATGCGACCCGGCGATGTGGTCCTTGCGAAGAAGGGCGATCGCACCGACGGAATCGTCACCCAGAAGACCACCGCGCCTTCCCTTTCGCGTGCGTTGAACAGCCTGCGCGCCAAAGCGACGCAGGTCTTCAACGACTACGGCCTGTGGACCCTCAACCTCGGCGTCGGCATGCTCCGCTGGCGCGAGGACGGAGCTGAGACGGCCAGCGACGCCCCCCTGATCCTGATGCCGGTGGTCATCGAGCGCGCGCGCAACGGCCGGATCCGCCTCAGGGCGAGCGACGACGAGGAACCGCGCCTCAACCCGGCCCTGAAAGTGAAGCTGCAGCAATTCCACATCGACTGGATGCCGGTCGCCGAGCAGGACCCTTCGGACCTGCAGGCGGTGCTCTCCGCCGCGGCTCGCGCGGTGGCGGGCAAGGCCGGATGGCAGATCTCCGACCGCGTGGTGCTCGCACTCTTCGCCTCCCACAAGGAGTCGATGTACCAGGATCTGCTCGACAACGAGGACCGGGTTCTCGGCAGCGACCTCGTACGGGCGATGGCGCTCGGCCCGAATTCCGGACTCGCCTCCGACCGTTTCGACTTCGAGGAGATCGAGCTCGACCGGATCGACGAACTGAGTCCGCCCGAGGACAGCCCGCTGGTGCTTGACGCCGACGCCTCGCAGCGGCAGGCCGTCGCCGCGGCCGTGGCCGGACAGTCGTTCGTCCTGGACGGCCCGCCCGGCACCGGCAAGAGCCAGACGATCACGAACATGATCGCCGGCCTGATGCACGCGGGCCGCAGTGTGCTGTTTGTCAGTGAGAAGGCGGCGGCCCTCGACGTCGTCCTCGACCGGCTGAAGTCGGTCGGGCTCGACTCGTACGCCCTGGCCCTCCACAGCCACAACACCAGCCGCAAGGCGGTGGCCCAGGAGCTGGGACGGACGCTCGCGGAAGAGCCGCGCGCACCGCAACTGTCACAGCGGACCCTGGCCCAGGCCAGAGAACTGCGTCTCGCGCTCAGCGCCTACGCCGAAGCGATGAACGAGGTCCGCGACCCACTGGGACGGACCCTGCACGACGTGCTCGGTCGGGTCGGCCGACTGTCCGAGGCGCCGGTGGCTTATCTGAGCCACAGTGACGACACCCCCACGGGGACAGGGGCGACGTTTCGCGCCGAGACGCTCAGTGACGAGGACCTGCGGCTGATCGTCGAAGCGACGAAAGTCATCTCCCACGCTTGGGAGGCGGTCGCTGACCCGTCGTTCCCCTGGCGTGACCTGCGAGCCGGCCTGGCGCATCCACGTCCTGTGCTGGAGCAGGCGCAGGCGGCGCGGGACGCGCTCACGACGGCGGTCGACCGGTACCGAGATCTTGCGCCTGGGGGAGTGCCTGTCACGGACCAGAGCGGAATCGACCGTCTGGTCGCGCTCCTGCGGCTGCTTGACGTGCGGAGTCCTGTGCCGGAAGCGTGGCTGACCACGGATGCCTTCGCCGATGAGGTGGACGACCGGGCCGACACGTTCCTGGCGGAACTGCGCAAGGTGCAGCGTACGAGCACTGCCGTCCGCGCGGCGGTGGGCGAGCGTTGGCAGGAGCTGTCCACCAGGCTGACGGCTGAGCCGGGGCAAGCCGAGAAGGCGCTCTCGGTGATGGCGCCGCGCGGCCTCGACCTCGCCGGACTCACGGAGGAGCGAGCGCGACAGCTCGCCGGGGAGTTCGGCGCGACCGCTGGTGTGCTGGAGCGGACCCTGCAGAGCCTCACCGGTGTCAGCCACCTCACCGGGCTCACGAATCCCGGCAGCCCGGAGGGATCACGTCATCTGTGTGACGTGATCGCCGTGGCCGGCACCGAACACCGCCCTCTCGAGCAGTGGCTGGTCCCTGACGGCCCCGCGCGGGCGGAGGAGGCGGCGGTCGGGGCCGCCGCCGACGCACTGAGTGACTTCTTCTCACGACGGGACCAGGTACTCTCCGCCCAGGTCCTCGCCACGGACCACGCGGGCCCCGGGTGGTCCGAACTGCATCGGGAAGTGAGCGCCGAGCGACCGGCCAACGAGCAGGCCATCGCTGCACTGGAGCCGCCAGGCGCCGACATCGCGTCGCTGACCGGCCGCGAGGCCGCCGAGCTGGCCAAGCGGTTCGACACGCTCGCCGACGCGCTTGAGATGGCCGCCGAGCACGCCGACTCGGTGGCCGAGCGCCTCGGGTGTGACCGGCCGAAGGCTACTTCCGAGGCGGAGGGCCTGGCCACGCTGGTCGAGCTGGCCACAGCCTCGGACCGCACGCTCGAAGCATGGCTCGATCCCCGTGCACTTCCCGGTGTCCAGGCAGCCGTCGCGGAGATCTCCGCGGCCGCCCAAGACCTGGCTGCCGCGCAGGAGGCGGCGCGCGACACCTTCCTGCCCGAAGTCGTCTCCGCGCCCGAACTGCCCGGAGCGGTCCACCGGCTCCTGGAGGGTCGCCAGGGACTCGCCGGCATGCTGTCCAGCGGCATCCGGGCCGACCGGAAGCTCGTGGCCCGGCTGACACACGGCGGCTCGTGGCGCGGCGAGCTGTACGACAAGCTGCCACTCGCCGACGCCTGGTGCGCCGCTCACCGGAAGCTGCGGTCGCTGGCCACGGCCCACGCCGAGCTGATCGGCCGCTATCGGGGCACGGCGTTGCCCGATGTTCCGGCACTGCGCAAGGCACTCGCGCACGCCGAAGCGGTCCACGCACTCGTGCCGGAAACCGTTGCCGACCCCTACCGCCGGAGTCTGCTCGCCACTCACCTGGCCGACGGCCGAGAGCCGCGACCCCCACTCGTCGAGCAGGGCACGGCGCTGCGCAGCGATCTCGCCACGTGGCGAAGGGATTTGGCCAGCCCGTCGTTGGCACCGCATGCGGCCGACCTCACCAAGCAGCCGCTCGGCGACGCCGCCCGCTGGCTGCGCGCCCACCTCGCCCCATTGCGACAGGCCGTCGCGCTGCTGGACACCGTGGCCTCGGTCGGTCGCCGGGACAGTGGCCCCGGTTCCGAGCACACGCTCGCCTCCGCGCGCACGGCGGTCACGGCTGCGCACGCGGCACAGAAGGAGACCGCCGCGTTCGCCGCTCAGGCCGTAACCGACCGCAGTCTTCTCGGCCCCTGGTACCGGGGCCTCGACACGCAGGCGGACGACCTGCACGACGCCGCGCCCAACGGGGTGACGGGCTATGAGCCCGTGGGGCAGCTCCTGCGCCGCGGCCTTGACCTGACGCGACAGCAACCGGGCCCATACACCTCGGAGCAGCAGCGCGAGTTGCTGGGCCGGTACGCCCCGGAAGGGCACCCCCACACCGAGGCCTTGCGGGCCGCCCTGGACTCCGCCGGGCTGATCGCCCGCCTCGTACCCGACACGCTCACGGAACCAGCGCGCCGGACCAGCCTCGTCGAGGTACTGGCCGACGGCCGGCCCGAACCGCGCGAACTCCTCGCGCAGACGGACCAGATCCGCCGTGACCTGGACCTCTGGCAGGAGTACACCGGGCAGCCCCACGTCGCGACGGTCGGCACAGCGCTCGCCGCCCGCCCCCTCGAACGGGCGGCGAGCTGGCTCCGCGCGCACGTGGAGCCCTTCGAGGACGCCGCCGACCTCATCCGCTCAACCGCCCGCGTCATGGACGAGGAGACGGGCCTCACCCTGTCGCGGGCCAGGGAAGCGGTGGCCGCCGTTGTTTCCGCCCGCGCCGCCGAGTCCTCTTTCGCGGAGAACGACGCCACGTACCGAAGCCTTCTCGGTTCCCTCTACCAGGGCACCGAGACAGACCGTGATGCGGTCCTGGATTCCCTGGACTGGGCTCAGAAGGTCCGTCGTACCGCACACGGCGGCCACTCCGCGCCCCTGCCCCGGGATGCGGCCCGGCTGATGCTGGCCGCGTCAGCCGACCCGTCCGTCGCGGCCCGCGCCGACGACTGGAGCGGTCAGCGCGAGGCACTCGCCGGTTACTTCGAGCCCGAGCGGGCTGAGGAGCTGCGACGCGAACTCGCCGAATCCCTCCCCGCGGCCCAGTCCATCCTGTCCCGCCTCGACCGCGACCCCTTCGGCCCGGAAGCGTGGACCAGCTGCGCCGACGCACTGACCCTGCTGCGCCGCTACCACCTCGACGGGTTGCCCGACCAGCTCGCACGCCGCGAGGTTTCCGCCGAGGACTTCCCAGCCGCGATGGAACGTGCGGTGCTCACCGCGTGGGTCGAGCACCAGCTCGCCACCGACGCGAGGCTGAAGCCGATGCGGGCCGTGGAGCGCGACCAGTTGGTGGAGCGCTTCCAGAGGGCGGACCAGGACCTGGTGGCGGCGGCCCACGCCGAGGTCATCGCCGCGTGCAACTCCCGCCGCCCTCGCCGGACATCTGTGGGCCAGGCCGCCGTGATCCGCCGTGAGTCCGAGAAACAGCGTCGTCACATGCCCGTACGCCACCTGCTGCAGCAGACCGGCGACGTCGTACGGCTGGTCAAGCCCTGCTTCATGATGAGCCCGCTGACGGTCAGCCAGTTTCTGCCACCCGACTTCGAGTTCGACGTCGTCGTCTTCGACGAGGCATCCCAGGTGCTGCCCCAGGACGCGGTGAACTCCGTCTACCGGGGCAAGGCCCTCATCGTGGCGGGCGACCAGAAGCAGCTGCCGCCGACCTCGTTCTTCACCGCGACCGGGGACAGCGACGACGGCGACAATTGGGACGAGGACGCCACCGACGGCTTTGAGTCCATCCTCGACATGTGCAAGGCCAGCGGAGTCCTGCGCGGGCTGCCCCTGCGCTGGCACTACCGCAGTCGGCACGAGAACCTGATCGCCTTCAGCAACCACGACTTCTACGACAACTCCATGGTCACGTTCCCTGGCGCGCTGGAACAGGGACCGGACATCGGCGTGGAGTTCGTCAAGGCGGACGGCGTCTACGACCGCGGCGGGAGCAGCGACAACCCCCTTGAGGCCACGAAGGTGGCCCAGCGCGTCATCCACCACTTCGACACCCGCCCCGAGCACACCCTCGGCGTGGTCGCGCTGTCGAAGGCGCAGGCGGAGGCCATCGAGGAGGCGGTGCAGAAGGCGAGGGCGGCCCGCCCGGACCTCGACCACCACTTCACGGAAGGCCGGCTCGACGGTTTCTTCATCAAGAACCTCGAGACCGTCCAGGGCGACGAACGCGACGTCATCATCCTCTCCGTCGGCTACGGTCCCGACCACCGGGGCAAGCTGTTGTCGACGTTCGGCCCCATCAACAGAGAGGGCGGCTGGCGACGCCTCAACGTTGCCGTGACCCGCGCCCGGCGCCGCATGGAGGTCGTCGCCTCCTTCCACGGAGGCGATCTGCCGGACAGCGCCAACAAGAGCGTGCAGCACCTCAAGCGGTACCTGCAGTACGCCCAGCACGGTCCTGCGATCCTCCAGACAGAGGCCGCCGATCCGGACGCGGCGCCGGAGAGCCCCTTCGAAGAGGAGGTCATCGGCGTCCTGCGCGGCTGGGGATATGAGGTCCAGCCGCAGGTGGGGGTCGCCGGTTTCCGTATCGACATGGCGGTGCGGCACCCGGGCGCGCCCGGCACGTACGCGCTGGGCATCGAGTGCGACGGCGCCATGTATCACTCCTCGCGGGCGGCCCGGGACCGCGACCGGCTCAGGGAAGCGGTCCTGCGCGACCTGGGCTGGAGGCTGCACCGAATCTGGGGCACGGACTGGTATCGGAACCGGCGGGATGCGATGGCGCGGCTGCGGGCCGCGGTGGAGCAGGCGTGTGCGGAGGATCCGCATGCGGTGCGAGTGGCGCCGCCCGTGGGCGTGGACCGCAGTGGTGGCGGCCTAGCCAACGGTGACAGTACGGCGGACGTCGTGGACGGCCCCCTGAGCGCGGGGGGCGGAGAACCTGTAGAAGTGGCCGGTGGTCCGGCAGTCCCGCGAGTGGAGTTCGTGACCGTCGACGCCGGCCCTGCACCCTGGAGCCGCCCCTACCAGGAGGTCGACCCTGACCTGTTGGCAGAGGTACGTGACAGGTCGAGCAGCCAGCGGGGCATGTGGGGCGCGGAGTTGCAGGACCCCGAAGCCCTCGATGTGGTGGCGGACGTGGCGCTGTGTGTGGTCGAGGTGGAAGGGCCCGTCGAGAAAGAGGTGATCTACACCCGGGTCCGTCTCGCGTGGGGCCTCGGACGAGCCGGCCAGGTGGTCCGCGACCGCATCGACCGGGCTCTTCGCCGCCTGCTCAGGCAAGGCAAGATCGTCCACATCGGTACGGCCTACGACAGGCCCGGCCACGAAACGGAGTTCGCCCGCACACCGACGGAGCGGTGCGCCCGACGAGTCGCGGAGGTCCCCGTGGCGGAGCGGCAGCTCGTGCTCAGAAACGTGGTCGACGAAGGACCGGGCGTGCAGCGCGAGGACCTGCTGCGGGAGGCCGCTCGTTTCTTCGGATGGGCGCGACTCGGAGCCGATATCCGGGACGCGCTGACTGGCGACATCGACGCGTTGATCGCCGCCGGGGACTTGACCGAGTCGGGGGGCGGCCTGATGCCTGCGGAGGGTTCTTGA
- a CDS encoding DNA/RNA helicase domain-containing protein, with protein sequence MLFRASAKTVAVMALDGSLFLHLTDKFVHMHGYRPGASEVRSWERSIPVLAAALNDAGLGDVEVMLEYALPLNSKRADVVLAGVHPVTGEPSYVVVELKQWSQALPHEDDPTLCHVDAYAHPVLNPIEQVRRYCEYLVNFNGAVAEHGHRVAGVAFLHNATEFGVTGLREIERDGHGLLFTAERRGAFLDHLRSRLSDKQPGAGAADELSAGATVPSKQLMSVAAEEVRERTQFVLLDEQQVAYRMVLNAVEKAKRADRKEVVVVTGGPGTGKSVIALQVLGELYRRGVPALHATGSQSFTKTMRKVAGARKREVQDLFKYFNSFMTAEKNSLGALICDEAHRIRETSANRYTRAAHRTGRAQIDELIDVAYVPVFFLDEHQVVRPGEMGTVAEIKAAAAKRGIPCQVVPLDSQFRCGGSDAYLRWVVRLLGLEPGGPVVWEPDDRMQLLVADSPQEMEAFLEARRSQGYGARMSAGYCWRWSPEPKPGEPLAPDVVIGDWARPWNLRGDRSVSGAPPAALWATDPAGFGQVGCVYTAQGFEYGWSGVIIGPDLVWRGDRWITDRAASKDPVFKRSTPDTDVDRLIRNTYKVLLTRGMVGTIVYSPDAETRERLWELAGGVAREVVPV encoded by the coding sequence TTGCTGTTCCGCGCGTCCGCGAAAACGGTCGCCGTCATGGCACTCGACGGTTCGCTGTTTCTGCACCTCACCGACAAGTTCGTTCACATGCACGGCTATCGGCCCGGCGCCTCGGAGGTGCGTTCCTGGGAGCGCAGCATTCCCGTCCTGGCCGCCGCGCTCAACGACGCCGGCCTGGGCGACGTGGAGGTCATGCTGGAGTACGCGCTCCCGCTGAACAGCAAGCGCGCCGACGTGGTCCTCGCGGGTGTGCACCCGGTGACGGGAGAGCCGTCGTACGTCGTGGTGGAGCTGAAGCAGTGGAGCCAGGCGCTGCCCCACGAGGACGACCCCACCTTGTGTCATGTCGACGCCTATGCTCATCCGGTTCTGAACCCCATCGAGCAGGTCCGCCGTTACTGCGAATACCTCGTCAATTTCAACGGGGCGGTGGCGGAACACGGGCACCGGGTGGCGGGAGTGGCATTTCTGCACAACGCCACCGAATTCGGTGTGACCGGGCTGCGGGAGATCGAGCGTGACGGTCACGGACTGCTCTTCACAGCGGAACGCCGTGGCGCCTTCCTCGACCACCTACGTTCGAGGCTGAGCGACAAGCAGCCAGGGGCCGGGGCTGCGGACGAACTCAGCGCGGGCGCCACGGTGCCATCGAAGCAGCTCATGTCCGTGGCCGCTGAAGAGGTGCGCGAACGCACACAGTTCGTCCTCCTCGACGAGCAGCAGGTCGCGTACCGCATGGTGCTCAACGCGGTGGAGAAGGCCAAGCGCGCCGACCGCAAGGAGGTTGTCGTCGTCACGGGCGGTCCCGGCACCGGCAAGAGCGTCATTGCTCTCCAAGTGCTCGGCGAGCTCTACCGGCGCGGGGTGCCGGCGCTGCACGCCACCGGCTCGCAGTCGTTCACGAAGACGATGAGGAAGGTCGCCGGAGCCCGCAAGCGGGAAGTCCAGGACCTGTTCAAGTACTTCAACAGCTTCATGACGGCAGAGAAGAACAGCCTGGGTGCCCTGATCTGCGACGAGGCACACCGTATCCGGGAGACCTCGGCCAACCGCTACACGCGCGCCGCGCACCGCACCGGCCGGGCCCAGATCGACGAACTCATCGACGTCGCGTACGTGCCCGTCTTCTTCCTCGATGAGCACCAGGTCGTGCGCCCCGGAGAGATGGGCACCGTGGCGGAGATCAAGGCGGCAGCGGCGAAGCGGGGCATCCCGTGCCAGGTCGTCCCGCTCGACAGCCAGTTCCGTTGCGGTGGCAGTGATGCCTACCTGCGTTGGGTGGTTCGCCTCCTCGGCCTGGAGCCGGGCGGGCCGGTCGTCTGGGAGCCCGATGACCGCATGCAGTTGCTGGTGGCCGACAGCCCGCAGGAGATGGAGGCCTTCCTCGAAGCCCGTCGATCCCAGGGCTACGGTGCCCGTATGTCCGCAGGGTATTGCTGGCGCTGGTCCCCGGAACCCAAGCCCGGCGAGCCGCTCGCGCCAGACGTCGTCATCGGTGATTGGGCCCGCCCCTGGAACCTGCGCGGCGACCGCTCCGTCTCCGGCGCACCCCCGGCCGCACTCTGGGCCACCGACCCGGCGGGCTTCGGACAGGTCGGCTGCGTCTACACCGCGCAGGGCTTCGAGTACGGCTGGTCCGGCGTCATCATCGGTCCCGACCTGGTCTGGCGCGGCGACCGCTGGATCACGGACCGCGCAGCTTCCAAGGATCCGGTCTTCAAGAGGTCTACCCCGGACACGGACGTCGACCGCCTGATCCGCAACACCTACAAGGTCCTGCTGACCCGGGGCATGGTCGGCACGATCGTGTACTCGCCGGACGCGGAGACGCGGGAGAGACTGTGGGAGTTGGCGGGTGGAGTGGCACGGGAAGTCGTGCCGGTCTGA